A part of Ziziphus jujuba cultivar Dongzao chromosome 8, ASM3175591v1 genomic DNA contains:
- the LOC107413427 gene encoding uncharacterized protein LOC107413427 has product MKFEEFLMQRSDNQQRRLALEDEVMKLQAELDGEQTLHSILHCAINGPVLSHPFPFSFLPRQVQMLLAELAMVEEEILWLERKVEELKLKLYQERSQNREWEMRQQEQPRRLWKQNHLVLCEEGNQSSSLVVGEQRCRSQNYEVLKKERMAGDRRSSMGSASEIQSWFSNYRSNGEIAEISRRSSGRSRNPHGKKDNENGIQRPNELSEELLKCLICIFLELNETTLLDKEGSAGVPKLSLSCMNSKGFMAKTSLISCKSPAFNIDPRDRSPPLSPTGVRGQRPRV; this is encoded by the exons ATGAAATTCGAAGAGTTTCTAATGCAGAGAAGTGATAATCAGCAGAGAAGACTCGCACTCGAGGATGAg GTTATGAAATTGCAAGCAGAATTAGATGGGGAACAAACGCTCCACAGCATTTTGCATTGTGCAATTAATGGCCCCGTGCTATCACATCCATTTCCTTTCTCGTTTCTTCCTCGTCag GTTCAGATGCTACTTGCTGAGCTAGCAATGGTAGAGGAAGAGATTCTTTGGCTGGAAAGAAAAGTTGAAGAACTGAAACTGAAGTTGTACCAAGAAAGGTCACAGAATAGAGAATGGGAAATGCGACAGCAGGAACAACCAAGGAGGCTATGGAAACAGAATCATTTAGTACTATGTGAAGAAGGAAATCAGTCTTCTTCGTTAGTTGTCGGTGAACAACGATGTAGATCACAGAATTATGAAGTTTTGAAGAAAGAGAGAATGGCAGGAGATAGAAGATCATCAATGGGTTCTGCATCAGAGATACAGAGTTGGTTTTCTAATTACAGGTCcaatg GAGAAATTGCTGAGATATCAAGGAGATCAAGCGGAAGAAGTAGAAATCCACATGGAAAAAAAGATAACGAAAATGGAATTCAGAGACCAAATGAGCTGTCAGAAGAATTGCTGAAATGCTTAATATGCATATTTCTTGAACTAAATGAAACAACATTATTAGACAAAGAAGGATCAGCCGGTGTCCCAAAGCTGAGCCTTTCCTGCATGAATTCAAAAGGGTTTATGGCAAAAACCTCATTGATCAGTTGCAAATCACCTGCATTTAACATTGACCCTCGAGACCGTAGCCCACCACTGAGCCCGACGGGGGTGCGGGGGCAGCGCCCCCgcg TATGA
- the LOC107413451 gene encoding 16 kDa phloem protein 1: MATGILEVELIDAKGLGGTDIIGDIDPYVLIQYKGQEHKSTVAKGDNPVWNEKFLFNAQYPVTGDGYKIILKVWDKDTLSSDDYIGQATIYIKDLLAQGVESGTAQLPPNKYSVVGEDLTYLGEVEVGVIFTRKDGEVHLNDRQFGGWRQSGFS; encoded by the exons ATGGCAACTGGGATTTTGGAAGTCGAATTGATTGATGCAAAAGGCCTTGGAGGCACCGATATCATTg GCGACATCGATCCCTATGTTCTGATTCAATACAAAGGCCAAGAGCACAAAAGCACCGTGGCCAAAG GAGATAACCCTGTTTGGAACGAGAAATTCTTGTTCAATGCACAGTATCCAGTGACAGGCGATGGCTACAAGATTATCCTCAAAGTCTGGGACAAGGACACCTTATCTTCTGATGATTATATTGGCCAGGCTAC GATATACATAAAGGATTTATTGGCACAAGGAGTGGAGAGTGGAACAGCCCAATTACCTCCTAACAAATACAGTGTTGTTGGGGAAGACCTAACTTATCTTGGAGAGGTTGAAGTTGGTGTAATTTTTACCCGGAAg GATGGAGAGGTTCATCTTAATGATAGACAGTTTGGAGGATGGAGGCAAAGCGGTTTTAgctaa
- the LOC107413461 gene encoding serine/arginine-rich SC35-like splicing factor SCL30 isoform X1, protein MRRYSPQYYSPPRRGYGGRVRSPPRRGYGGGGGGGGGGGGGYGRRKEQTHGSLLVRNIPLDCRPEELRIPFERFGLVRDVYIPKDYYTGEPRGFAFVQFVDAYDASEAQYHMNGQIFAGREISVVVAAETRKRPEEMRQRSRVRGPSSYGGRRSSYYGRSRSRSLSLSRSPRYPSGSRSRYRSRSISPTLKRREYSVSPGRRHADHPRSPRGPPRERDGDHNRRSYSPGYDRDAEQDRNNDGFGKKSAFESEDVRGHWRSPGRTSRSPAGSNGRSADL, encoded by the exons ATGAGGAGGTACAGTCCACAGTACTATAGTCCTCCTAGGAGAGGATATGGTGGTCGAGTAAGAAGCCCTCCAAGAAGGGGATatggtggaggtggaggtggaggtggaggtggaggtggtggaTATGGAAGGCGCAAGGAGCAGACTCATGGAAGCCTCTTGGTCAGAAACATTCCTCTTGATTGCag ACCAGAAGAACTGCGGATTCCATTTGAGAGATTTGGGCTTGTTAGGGATGTCTACATTCCAAAGGACTATTACACAGG GGAACCTCGAGGATTTGCATTTGTGCAGTTTGTGGATGCCTATGATGCTTCAGAGGCTCAGTATCATATGAATGGGCAGATATTTGCAGGACGGGAGATATCAGTGGTTGTTGCCGCAGAGACCCGGAAAAGGCCAGAGGAGATGCGTCAAAGGTCTAGGGTTAG GGGACCATCAAGCTATGGAGGACGACGATCATCTTATTATG GACGTTCACGATCCCGCTCTCTGTCTCTATCACGCTCTCCTCGCTATCCATCGGGTTCTAGAAGTCGCTACCGCTCTAG GTCAATCTCTCCTACTCTCAAGCGTCGTGAATATTCTGTCTCCCCTGGTAGAAGGCATGCAGACCATCCAAGATCACCAAGAGGTCCTCCACGAGAGCGAGATGGTGACCACAATCGTAGGTCATATTCTCCTGGTTATGATCGTGATGCTGAGCAAGATCGGAACAATGATGGGTTTGGCAA GAAATCTGCATTTGAATCTGAGGATGTACGTGGGCATTGGAGGTCACCTGGCAGAACATCAAGATCGCCAGCAGGGTCTAATGGTAGATCTGCTGACTTGTGA
- the LOC107413461 gene encoding serine/arginine-rich SC35-like splicing factor SCL30 isoform X2, with protein sequence MRRYSPQYYSPPRRGYGGRVRSPPRRGYGGGGGGGGGGGGGYGRRKEQTHGSLLVRNIPLDCRPEELRIPFERFGLVRDVYIPKDYYTGEPRGFAFVQFVDAYDASEAQYHMNGQIFAGREISVVVAAETRKRPEEMRQRSRVRGPSSYGGRRSSYYGRSRSRSLSLSRSPRYPSGSRSRYRSRSISPTLKRREYSVSPGRRHADHPRSPRGPPRERDGDHNRRSYSPGYDRDAEQDRNNDGFGK encoded by the exons ATGAGGAGGTACAGTCCACAGTACTATAGTCCTCCTAGGAGAGGATATGGTGGTCGAGTAAGAAGCCCTCCAAGAAGGGGATatggtggaggtggaggtggaggtggaggtggaggtggtggaTATGGAAGGCGCAAGGAGCAGACTCATGGAAGCCTCTTGGTCAGAAACATTCCTCTTGATTGCag ACCAGAAGAACTGCGGATTCCATTTGAGAGATTTGGGCTTGTTAGGGATGTCTACATTCCAAAGGACTATTACACAGG GGAACCTCGAGGATTTGCATTTGTGCAGTTTGTGGATGCCTATGATGCTTCAGAGGCTCAGTATCATATGAATGGGCAGATATTTGCAGGACGGGAGATATCAGTGGTTGTTGCCGCAGAGACCCGGAAAAGGCCAGAGGAGATGCGTCAAAGGTCTAGGGTTAG GGGACCATCAAGCTATGGAGGACGACGATCATCTTATTATG GACGTTCACGATCCCGCTCTCTGTCTCTATCACGCTCTCCTCGCTATCCATCGGGTTCTAGAAGTCGCTACCGCTCTAG GTCAATCTCTCCTACTCTCAAGCGTCGTGAATATTCTGTCTCCCCTGGTAGAAGGCATGCAGACCATCCAAGATCACCAAGAGGTCCTCCACGAGAGCGAGATGGTGACCACAATCGTAGGTCATATTCTCCTGGTTATGATCGTGATGCTGAGCAAGATCGGAACAATGATGGGTTTGGCAAGTAA
- the LOC107413437 gene encoding uncharacterized protein LOC107413437, with translation MIAASMAVLQLACPVPLARAVRTRSISVNTVVSAYSPRHSSNLSTLTTPSPSRASHAADSRVLLGLSEADLQQLALDFGQQKYRGKQLHHLIYQRKVKDIQDFSHLPQAFRNELQNAGWRVGRSPVYQSVTAADGTVKLLIKLEDNRLIETVGIPVPDDKGSMRLTACVSSQVGCPLRCSFCATGKGGFSRNLCPHEIVEQVLAIEEVFKHRVTNVVFMGMGEPMLNLKSVLEAHRCLNKDVQIGQRMITISTVGVPNTIKKLATHKLQSTLAVSLHAPNQKLRETIVPSAKSYPLEAIMKDCRDYFRETSRRVSFEYALLAGVNDAVELAKELAELLHEWGGGYHVNLIPFNPIEGSEYQRPYKKAVMAFAAALESRKITVSVRQTRGLDANAACGQLRNKFQKSPLLSESENVPSQSDIAVAC, from the exons ATGATTGCTGCGTCAATGGCGGTACTTCAGCTGGCATGCCCCGTACCACTCGCACGTGCGGTGCGTACTCGTTCCATATCAGTGAATACCGTTGTGTCAGCTTACAGTCCCAGGCACAGCAGCAACCTCTCTACTCTTACCACGCCCTCTCCATCACGTGCTTCTCACGCAGCCGACTCTCGTGTCCTCCTCGGCCTGTCCGAGGCTGACCTTCAACAGCTCGCCCTCGACTTTGGTCAG CAAAAATATAGAGGGAAGCAATTGCATCATCTTATTTACCAAAGAAAGGTCAAAGATATTCAGGATTTTAGTCACT tGCCTCAGGCATTCAGGAATGAGCTTCAGAATGCTGGATGGAGGGTTGGGCGATCTCCTGTTTACCAGTCTGTCACTGCAGCCGATGGGACTGTTAAG TTACTGATAAAGTTGGAAGATAACAGATTGATTGAGACTGTTGGCATACCAGTTCCAGATGACAAAGGTTCAATGCGTCTTACTGCATGTGTCTCGTCACAG GTTGGCTGTCCTTTGCGATGCTCATTTTGTGCGACAGGGAAAGGGGGATTTTCAAGAAACCTTTGCCCGCATGAAATTGTGGAACAG GTCTTAGCAATTGAGGAGGTCTTCAAGCATAGAGTGACAAATGTAGTGTTCATGGGAATGGGTGAGCCAATGTTGAACCTGAAATCAGTACTGGAAGCACATCGGTGCCTGAATAAG GATGTGCAAATTGGGCAAAGAATGATAACAATCTCCACTGTGGGAGTTCCAAACACAATTAAAAAGCTGGCTACTCACAAACTTCAGTCAACATTGGCTGTAAG TCTCCATGCTCCTAACCAGAAACTTAGGGAAACAATTGTGCCAAGTGCGAAATCCTACCCTCTTGAAGCAATTATGAAGGATTGCAGGGATTATTTTCGTGAAACCAGTCGACGGGTTTCCTTTGAGTATGCACTTTTAG CTGGAGTCAATGATGCCGTAGAGCTTGCAAAAGAACTTGCAGAACTACTCCACGAATGGGGTGGTGGTTATCATGTGAATCTTATACCTTTTAATCCAATAGAAGGCTCTGAGTATCAGCGTCCATACAAGAAAGCG GTAATGGCTTTTGCAGCTGCTTTAGAGTCCCGTAAAATAACTGTTAGTGTTCGCCAAACAAGAGGGCTGGATGCAAATGCAGCTTGTGGTCAGCTGAGAAACAAGTTCCAGAAGAGTCCTTTGCTTTCTGAATCTGAAAATGTTCCATCTCAATCAGATATTGCAGTTGCATGTTGA
- the LOC107413446 gene encoding anaphase-promoting complex subunit 11, which yields MAFDGCCPDCKLPGDDCPLIWGSCSHAFHLHCILKWVNSQTSQAHCPMCRREWQFKG from the exons ATGGCCTTTGATGGCTGTTGTCCTGATTGTAAACTCCCTGGGGATGATTGCCCATTAA TTTGGGGTTCATGCAGCCATGCATTCCATCTTCATTGTATCTTAAAATGGGTTAATTCTCAAACTTCTCAAGCTCATTGTCCCATGTGTCGTAGGGAATGGCAATTCAAAGGGTGA
- the LOC107413453 gene encoding agamous-like MADS-box protein AGL80: MTRKKVKLAYINNDSARKATFNKRKKGLMKKVSELSTLCDVDACAIVYSPYDTQPEIFPSPSGAQRVLAKFKKMPAMEQNKKMVNQDSFLRQRIAKADEQLRKQRKENREKEMTRVMFQGLTGQGGGLQGLSLVDLKDVGWLIDRNLREIDRRIEILKRETQKQVKVESKANNNNSIEADEHINNAETIDVERSSDAAAAAFDMNNMETMHKQPWFMDLMNPVQDQQIGFGGDEIMMNILPFGDHNHNSLGSYPFFP, encoded by the coding sequence ATGACTAGAAAGAAGGTGAAACTTGCATACATCAACAATGACTCTGCAAGGAAAGCAACGTTCAATAAAAGGAAGAAGGGTTTGATGAAGAAGGTGAGCGAGCTGAGTACCCTTTGCGATGTCGATGCGTGCGCTATCGTTTACAGTCCTTACGACACTCAGCCGGAGATATTTCCGTCCCCGTCGGGTGCTCAAAGAGTGCTTGCGAAGTTCAAGAAGATGCCGGCAATGGAGCAGAACAAGAAGATGGTAAACCAGGACAGTTTTCTCAGGCAAAGGATCGCAAAAGCCGACGAACAGCTGAGAAAACAGAGGAAGGAGAATAGGGAGAAGGAAATGACTAGGGTTATGTTTCAGGGATTGACAGGTCAAGGAGGAGGATTGCAGGGTTTGAGCCTGGTAGATTTGAAAGATGTTGGTTGGCTCATTGATCGGAACTTGAGGGAGATTGATAGAAGAATTGAAATACTGAAAAGGGAGACTCAGAAGCAAGTAAAGGTGGAATcaaaagcaaataataataatagtatagaAGCAGATGAGCATATTAATAATGCGGAAACCATTGATGTAGAGAGGTCTTCtgatgctgctgctgctgcttttGATATGAATAACATGGAAACCATGCACAAACAGCCATGgttcatggacttgatgaacCCGGTACAAGATCAGCAAATAGGGTTTGGTGGAGATGAGATTATGATGAATATTCTTCCATTTGGTGATCATAACCATAATTCTCTTGGGTCTTACCCTTTTTTCCCTTAG